The following proteins are encoded in a genomic region of Bacteroidales bacterium:
- a CDS encoding T9SS type A sorting domain-containing protein, translated as MKKSIYFIIVMIFPVVLSAQWQEIYSTTDVFLLNNIKFFDEQTGVLLANDGFIKMTQDGGQSWEQIIYPNQTASMADFFVFGNNNYLALANNWGNSSFMVSTNSGASWNEVSPNIFFPQAVDYFNSNLGFCAAFDIESSITGQAIYKLGGIGPDQSAEQVYFTELEGYFDHIFCLNDEVVLASFEISDNNPPFPQYTGTLLRSDDQGSTWAQVLQLSDNKMFQKIGLSLDGTCLYAHTWDEVFYSMDEGLTWETQPISLVTVDLLSRQEAYGVVITSGFGTMIDTLNLAFTADAWQSWTAQLKIPFDPFYIDRSLHLQMLSANTGFYSYYNQLFKTTNGGWVGIDEQPAGNLAELVVTPNPAKESFWVGRPGTGIEATIKVFDSRGSVIFSKAIDHDRQSLQIDASTWRPGIYFISLEDVSGKQTKSKLVIL; from the coding sequence ACAACAGACGTTTTTTTACTAAATAACATCAAGTTTTTCGACGAACAAACAGGGGTGTTATTAGCCAATGATGGGTTCATCAAGATGACCCAGGACGGAGGGCAAAGCTGGGAGCAAATTATTTACCCAAATCAAACGGCATCCATGGCTGACTTTTTTGTCTTTGGCAACAACAATTATCTTGCATTGGCAAACAATTGGGGTAATTCAAGTTTTATGGTAAGTACCAATAGTGGCGCATCGTGGAATGAGGTAAGCCCCAATATCTTTTTTCCGCAGGCAGTAGATTATTTCAACAGTAATCTGGGGTTTTGTGCGGCTTTTGATATAGAAAGTTCAATCACAGGCCAGGCTATCTACAAATTAGGAGGGATTGGCCCGGATCAATCCGCAGAGCAGGTTTATTTCACCGAACTGGAAGGCTACTTCGATCACATCTTCTGCCTCAACGACGAGGTAGTGTTGGCAAGCTTTGAGATATCCGACAACAATCCGCCTTTTCCACAATATACAGGCACATTGCTGCGAAGCGATGACCAGGGTAGCACATGGGCGCAGGTGTTGCAGCTCAGCGACAATAAAATGTTCCAAAAAATAGGCTTAAGCTTGGATGGCACTTGCCTTTACGCCCATACATGGGATGAGGTGTTTTATTCGATGGACGAAGGCTTGACCTGGGAAACCCAACCGATATCACTTGTCACCGTCGATTTACTTTCGCGACAGGAGGCCTATGGTGTAGTGATAACGTCGGGATTTGGAACGATGATCGACACATTGAATCTCGCCTTTACCGCCGATGCCTGGCAAAGCTGGACAGCACAACTAAAAATTCCTTTTGATCCATTTTATATCGACCGCTCCCTGCATCTGCAAATGCTTAGCGCAAATACCGGATTTTATTCTTACTACAATCAATTGTTCAAAACCACCAACGGCGGCTGGGTAGGCATCGACGAGCAGCCGGCGGGTAATCTGGCAGAATTGGTAGTTACGCCCAACCCGGCAAAGGAAAGTTTTTGGGTTGGTCGACCGGGCACAGGGATAGAAGCTACAATCAAAGTTTTCGACAGCCGCGGAAGTGTGATATTCTCCAAAGCGATTGATCACGACCGGCAGTCATTACAAATTGATGCTTCGACGTGGCGCCCGGGCATCTATTTTATCAGCCTTGAAGATGTGTCGGGAAAGCAGACAAAGTCAAAATTAGTGATCCTATAA